One Verrucomicrobiota bacterium DNA segment encodes these proteins:
- the leuB gene encoding 3-isopropylmalate dehydrogenase — protein sequence MAETVFRIAVLAGDGIGPEVMTQALRVLDAVEEKFGVSFERVEKRVGGAAIDAEGQALPAGTLAACETAEAILFGSVGGPQWESLPPQEQPERGALLPLRKHFGLFANLRPSVCHAALTDASPVKNELIEGGFDVLCVRELTGGLYFGQPKGREKRGGEETAIDTMVYQRSEIERIAHVAFKAAQGRDQRLTSIDKANVLENGLLWRSVVEEVAQAYPEVTLDHLYVDNAAMQLIRRPREFDVVLAENLFGDILSDEMAMIAGSLGMLASASLGSMREDGLYFGMYEPSGGSAPDIAGQGIANPIAQILSLAMMLRFSFGLEEAAQRIESAVSGAIEAGLRTGDLFSGQAGTTQVNTAEMGEAILSRL from the coding sequence ATGGCAGAGACGGTCTTTCGGATAGCAGTGTTGGCGGGCGATGGCATCGGCCCGGAAGTGATGACCCAAGCGCTCCGCGTGCTCGACGCCGTGGAGGAGAAATTCGGGGTTTCCTTCGAGCGGGTGGAGAAACGGGTGGGCGGGGCGGCCATCGATGCGGAAGGCCAGGCCCTCCCGGCCGGGACCTTGGCCGCCTGCGAGACGGCTGAGGCCATTCTCTTTGGTTCGGTAGGTGGGCCCCAATGGGAATCGCTCCCCCCACAGGAGCAACCCGAACGAGGCGCGCTCCTGCCTTTGCGCAAGCACTTCGGGCTGTTTGCCAATTTGCGACCTTCAGTCTGCCACGCGGCCCTCACGGACGCTTCGCCAGTCAAGAACGAGCTGATCGAGGGTGGCTTCGATGTGCTCTGCGTGCGGGAATTGACGGGGGGGCTTTACTTTGGTCAGCCGAAAGGGCGGGAGAAGCGGGGGGGAGAAGAAACCGCTATCGACACCATGGTCTACCAGCGCAGTGAGATCGAACGGATCGCGCACGTGGCCTTCAAGGCAGCCCAAGGCCGTGACCAACGCCTGACTTCGATCGACAAGGCGAATGTGCTCGAAAATGGCTTGCTCTGGCGTTCGGTGGTGGAGGAGGTGGCGCAGGCCTACCCCGAGGTGACACTCGATCACCTCTACGTAGACAATGCCGCCATGCAGTTGATCCGACGTCCGCGGGAGTTTGATGTGGTCTTGGCGGAGAATCTGTTTGGCGACATCCTGAGCGATGAGATGGCCATGATCGCCGGCTCGCTCGGCATGCTCGCGAGCGCCAGCCTGGGCTCGATGCGCGAGGATGGACTCTATTTCGGGATGTATGAGCCCAGTGGCGGCTCCGCCCCCGACATCGCCGGCCAAGGCATCGCCAACCCGATCGCCCAAATCCTCTCGCTCGCCATGATGCTGCGTTTTTCCTTCGGCTTGGAGGAAGCCGCACAAAGGATCGAATCCGCGGTCAGCGGCGCCATCGAGGCGGGGCTGCGCACGGGCGATCTCTTCTCCGGCCAAGCGGGCACGACCCAGGTCAACACGGCCGAGATGGGGGAAGCCATTCTCAGCCGTCTCTGA
- a CDS encoding RidA family protein, translating into MRKSSLQNKLQELGLELPPPPASIGHYLPAVRSGQQLHLSGGISLSPEKSYLGKVGLDLDLSAAREAAVLCVLNRLSVIQAELGHLERVRQIVSVSGFVNSAPDFVDQPQVIDAASELLVELFGESGRHSRIAVGVNALPLNVAVEISMVVEVSD; encoded by the coding sequence ATGAGAAAATCTAGCCTTCAAAATAAGCTCCAGGAACTTGGCCTGGAACTCCCCCCGCCCCCGGCCTCGATCGGCCATTACTTGCCAGCAGTCCGAAGCGGCCAACAACTGCACCTCTCGGGCGGGATTTCGCTCTCCCCGGAAAAGTCCTATCTCGGGAAGGTCGGCCTGGATCTCGACTTGTCCGCTGCGCGGGAAGCGGCCGTTCTCTGTGTGCTCAATCGCCTCTCTGTCATCCAAGCCGAACTCGGCCATCTCGAACGGGTGCGCCAAATCGTTTCTGTGAGTGGCTTTGTCAATTCCGCCCCGGACTTCGTGGACCAGCCCCAGGTCATCGACGCCGCCTCCGAGCTGTTGGTGGAACTCTTTGGCGAATCGGGCCGTCACAGCCGGATCGCGGTCGGAGTGAATGCCCTGCCCCTGAACGTGGCTGTCGAGATTTCCATGGTGGTGGAGGTCTCGGACTAG
- the frr gene encoding ribosome recycling factor — protein MTVDNLLPETTASMQKAVEHLSQEFASVRTGRASPALVEGIDIHVTIYGSSMKLKQLAQISTPEARLITVTPFDPSTLQDVERGLRESKLGINPSVDGKLIRLPIPEPTEERRKELVKLVKDQAEQARVGVRAARKDGMDGVKSLKSSGDITEDDVKDFEKEIQEVTDQHVGEIAEMVKNKEDEIMTV, from the coding sequence ATGACCGTAGACAACCTCCTCCCGGAAACGACCGCCTCCATGCAAAAGGCGGTCGAGCACCTCAGCCAGGAATTCGCCTCCGTGCGCACCGGCAGGGCCTCCCCCGCCCTCGTCGAGGGCATCGATATCCATGTCACCATCTACGGCTCCTCCATGAAGCTGAAGCAGCTCGCTCAAATCAGCACGCCGGAGGCCAGACTCATCACCGTCACGCCCTTCGACCCCAGCACCCTGCAAGACGTGGAGCGGGGACTGCGCGAATCAAAACTCGGGATCAATCCCTCCGTGGATGGCAAACTCATCCGACTCCCCATCCCCGAGCCGACCGAAGAGCGGCGCAAAGAATTGGTCAAATTGGTCAAAGATCAGGCAGAACAGGCCCGGGTCGGGGTTCGCGCCGCCCGCAAAGACGGCATGGACGGAGTGAAATCGCTCAAAAGCAGCGGAGACATCACCGAAGACGACGTCAAAGACTTCGAAAAAGAAATCCAGGAAGTGACCGATCAGCACGTGGGCGAAATCGCGGAAATGGTGAAGAACAAAGAAGACGAGATCATGACGGTCTAA
- the pyrH gene encoding UMP kinase, with product MNTGSERGFKRVVLKLSGEALRAEQSRDNISPEIVENMASQIKAAWETGLEIGIVIGGGNFWRGISASNRGMERATADYMGMLATVMNCLALQSMLQAMGVPTRVQTAIEMKSVAEPFIRDAAIRHLEAKRVVIFGAGTGNPFFSTDTTAALRANEIGADAVLKATKVDGIYDSDPHQNPDAVRFDTLTFQDALQRQLKVMDATAFSLCSDNNKPIVVFDMNEPGNIKRVLLGAPIGTIVENPSQQAA from the coding sequence ATGAACACAGGTAGCGAGCGCGGATTCAAACGAGTGGTTCTCAAACTCAGCGGCGAAGCCCTCCGGGCGGAACAGAGCCGGGACAACATCTCCCCGGAAATCGTCGAAAACATGGCCTCCCAGATCAAGGCAGCCTGGGAAACCGGGCTTGAAATCGGCATCGTCATCGGCGGCGGCAACTTCTGGCGGGGCATCAGCGCCAGCAACCGGGGGATGGAACGGGCCACGGCCGACTACATGGGCATGCTCGCCACCGTCATGAACTGCCTCGCCCTCCAGAGCATGCTCCAAGCCATGGGCGTTCCCACCCGCGTCCAAACGGCCATCGAAATGAAAAGCGTGGCCGAGCCTTTCATCCGGGACGCCGCCATTCGCCATCTCGAAGCCAAGCGGGTGGTCATCTTCGGAGCAGGCACCGGCAATCCTTTCTTCTCGACCGACACCACCGCCGCCCTCCGGGCCAACGAAATCGGGGCCGACGCCGTCCTCAAAGCCACCAAAGTGGATGGCATCTACGACTCGGATCCCCACCAGAATCCGGACGCCGTCCGCTTCGACACCCTCACCTTCCAGGACGCTCTCCAACGACAGCTCAAAGTCATGGACGCCACCGCCTTCAGCCTCTGCTCGGACAACAACAAACCGATCGTCGTCTTCGACATGAACGAGCCCGGCAATATCAAACGCGTCTTGCTCGGCGCACCCATCGGCACCATCGTGGAAAATCCCAGCCAGCAGGCCGCCTGA
- a CDS encoding cytochrome c biogenesis protein ResB, whose protein sequence is MEETLKIWGQKTFRFFSSFGLATAVLVLMVVVTFFGTIAQVELGIFEAQKRYFDSWIAFHRFGNGFTLPLPGAYPLMLLLFVNMVCGAIIRARKGPKQIGNLISHSGILFLLAGGFVAHHFSEAGHMTLAEGQQSNVVKSYHNWVVEIHERGKDEVLVVGEEVLRDLAPANSVTFTHSSLPFDLTLSGYRRHSNIVAEGPGGFRLIPLKPVAEAERNLGGARATLVAEDGTREDFLMWGGELAPHGTTVDGRDFAISLTRRSWTVPFLVRLDDFSYSYHPGTKKPRDFTSIVYREEAGEIARAKIRMNEPMRHDGFTFFQAQFQDFGNGNVRSIFEVSRNPADQWPLYACIVISLGLLIHFVVKLLEFVGRSRKQRAAQAIA, encoded by the coding sequence ATGGAGGAGACCTTGAAAATCTGGGGTCAAAAGACCTTCCGGTTCTTTTCTTCCTTCGGCTTGGCCACGGCGGTCTTGGTCCTGATGGTGGTGGTGACTTTTTTCGGGACCATCGCGCAGGTGGAACTGGGAATCTTCGAGGCCCAGAAACGCTACTTTGATTCCTGGATTGCTTTCCATCGCTTCGGCAATGGCTTCACTCTTCCCCTGCCGGGGGCCTACCCGCTGATGCTGCTTTTGTTCGTCAACATGGTCTGCGGTGCCATCATTCGGGCGCGCAAAGGCCCCAAGCAAATTGGCAATCTGATCTCGCACTCCGGCATCCTCTTTCTTCTGGCGGGCGGGTTTGTGGCTCATCATTTTTCGGAAGCGGGCCATATGACCTTGGCCGAGGGGCAGCAATCCAATGTGGTGAAAAGCTACCACAACTGGGTGGTCGAGATTCATGAGCGTGGGAAAGACGAGGTGCTGGTGGTGGGCGAGGAGGTCTTGCGGGATCTGGCGCCGGCGAACTCGGTCACCTTCACCCATTCTTCGCTCCCTTTCGATCTCACGCTGAGCGGCTACCGCCGCCACTCTAACATCGTGGCCGAGGGGCCGGGTGGCTTCCGTTTGATCCCGCTCAAGCCGGTGGCCGAGGCCGAGCGCAATCTGGGGGGCGCGCGCGCCACCCTCGTAGCTGAGGATGGCACCCGGGAGGACTTTCTCATGTGGGGCGGGGAGCTGGCTCCCCATGGCACGACGGTCGACGGCCGGGACTTCGCCATCTCTCTCACGCGCCGGAGTTGGACGGTTCCCTTCTTGGTCCGGCTGGATGATTTCAGCTACAGCTATCATCCGGGCACCAAGAAGCCGCGTGATTTCACCAGCATCGTCTACCGCGAGGAAGCGGGCGAAATCGCCCGCGCGAAGATTCGCATGAATGAGCCGATGCGACATGACGGCTTCACGTTTTTCCAGGCGCAATTTCAAGACTTCGGAAACGGCAACGTGCGCTCCATTTTCGAGGTTTCTCGCAACCCCGCAGACCAGTGGCCGCTCTACGCTTGCATCGTCATTTCGCTCGGCTTGTTGATTCACTTTGTGGTGAAACTTCTGGAATTTGTGGGTCGGTCACGCAAACAACGGGCCGCCCAAGCCATCGCATGA
- the ccsA gene encoding cytochrome c biogenesis protein CcsA, which produces MKRLSLILLALSSATSQAREVAEVTGYEPWPEEAIEAFESLPLQVGGRVMPASTFARFQLLALRAMASITITSGGEKVKIPATAWLMDSMFRPELAKRLPLFLVDNTDLLITLGVDDLGKRRDRFSYQHIEPGLERLRSLASQYEGIAKKDRSQEQDHLVGLRDNVVRFEQIAGLFAWAGQTIEVDFGIVPGLGTQIAGEMSVSRLLPVLMLIQETGAGGAGMEQAELVRVSNLLERKMNAAAQVRMIPPFEKDLEDWLPPGGLMFLAVLGRLDNPIEAFELIKRMEEMATARPGAGFLEALEAFKEEIVTRAKERGEYADIPTEVTYNRVQFFGQAKVWFVLLFLVLALTWLAPASRFGRWASTGAAWATLFPLGMLIVGIVFRSFIRHQAAPIHSLYDTILFITAFGVFLFLMIEWMTRRGVALALAPALGALGMFVASRYEVIDGADTMPQLQAVLDTSFWLWTHVTIINIGYTAGLGAGFVATVYLVCKFFAPTKLNREFFRTLTRMVYGIICFGLLFSLVGTVLGGIWANDSWGRFWGWDPKENGALMIVLWQLAILHARLGGFIKDTLVNIWAMVGAIIVIFSWWHVNQLGVGLHSYGFTSGIQRGLMLSYGFALIVIGLGVWVWMREKE; this is translated from the coding sequence ATGAAACGCCTTTCGCTGATCCTGCTCGCTCTCAGCTCCGCGACGTCCCAGGCGCGCGAGGTGGCGGAGGTCACAGGCTATGAACCATGGCCGGAAGAGGCCATTGAGGCTTTTGAGAGCTTGCCTTTGCAGGTGGGCGGGCGGGTCATGCCGGCGAGCACCTTCGCCCGCTTCCAACTGCTGGCGCTGCGGGCCATGGCCAGCATCACGATCACCAGCGGGGGGGAGAAGGTGAAAATCCCAGCTACAGCCTGGCTGATGGATTCCATGTTCCGGCCTGAGCTGGCCAAACGATTGCCGCTCTTCCTAGTCGATAACACCGACCTCCTCATCACGCTGGGCGTGGATGATTTGGGCAAGCGGCGGGACCGGTTTTCTTACCAGCACATTGAGCCGGGCTTGGAACGCTTGCGAAGTCTCGCTTCGCAGTATGAGGGCATCGCCAAAAAAGATCGCTCCCAGGAGCAGGATCATTTGGTGGGCCTGCGAGACAATGTGGTGAGGTTCGAGCAGATCGCGGGGCTCTTTGCCTGGGCCGGGCAAACGATCGAGGTGGACTTTGGGATCGTGCCTGGGCTGGGAACCCAAATCGCTGGCGAGATGTCGGTCAGTCGCCTGCTGCCGGTTCTCATGTTGATCCAGGAAACCGGCGCTGGTGGAGCGGGGATGGAGCAGGCGGAGTTGGTCCGCGTGAGCAATCTTCTGGAGCGCAAGATGAACGCGGCGGCTCAGGTTCGAATGATTCCGCCCTTCGAGAAGGACCTGGAGGATTGGCTGCCTCCGGGTGGGCTGATGTTTCTAGCGGTTTTGGGTCGATTGGACAATCCCATCGAAGCCTTCGAGTTGATCAAGCGCATGGAAGAAATGGCCACTGCTCGACCCGGAGCGGGCTTTTTGGAAGCGCTCGAGGCCTTCAAGGAAGAGATTGTGACGCGGGCCAAGGAACGGGGGGAGTATGCCGATATTCCGACCGAGGTGACCTACAATCGAGTGCAATTCTTCGGGCAGGCCAAGGTTTGGTTTGTGCTTTTGTTTTTGGTTTTGGCGCTCACTTGGCTGGCCCCGGCCAGTCGCTTCGGCCGCTGGGCCTCAACCGGGGCGGCTTGGGCGACGCTCTTCCCGCTCGGCATGTTGATCGTGGGCATCGTGTTCCGAAGTTTCATCCGCCACCAGGCGGCCCCGATCCACAGCCTCTACGACACCATTCTCTTCATCACCGCTTTTGGGGTCTTTCTCTTTCTCATGATCGAATGGATGACCCGCCGGGGGGTGGCCTTGGCCCTGGCCCCGGCTTTGGGCGCGCTGGGGATGTTCGTGGCGAGCCGCTACGAGGTCATCGACGGCGCGGATACGATGCCGCAGCTCCAGGCGGTTCTCGACACGAGCTTCTGGCTTTGGACGCACGTCACCATCATCAACATCGGCTACACCGCCGGCTTGGGCGCGGGTTTTGTGGCGACGGTCTATTTGGTCTGCAAATTCTTCGCCCCCACCAAGCTCAATCGCGAGTTCTTCCGCACGCTCACGCGGATGGTTTATGGAATCATTTGCTTCGGGCTGCTCTTTTCGCTGGTGGGGACGGTCTTGGGAGGGATTTGGGCCAACGATAGTTGGGGTCGCTTCTGGGGCTGGGACCCGAAGGAAAATGGCGCCCTCATGATTGTGCTTTGGCAGTTGGCCATTCTCCACGCCCGCCTGGGAGGGTTCATCAAGGACACCCTCGTGAATATCTGGGCCATGGTGGGTGCCATCATCGTGATTTTTTCATGGTGGCACGTGAACCAACTGGGCGTAGGCCTGCATTCCTACGGCTTCACGAGCGGGATCCAACGCGGGCTGATGCTGAGCTATGGCTTTGCCCTGATCGTGATCGGGTTGGGGGTTTGGGTTTGGATGCGGGAGAAGGAATAG
- a CDS encoding phosphoribosylanthranilate isomerase, giving the protein MVRDDKWERFLKGGAKICGLTDRPNFRAVLETGPEAIGLNFWSPGKRFLPPARAREWRADFLPEVLRVGVFVNAPTPEILALLEDGTIEVAQLHGDEDVAEIEALQKRGHLVIKAIRPETRSDLQWAESLPADALLVDAAVPGEYGGTGHRADWAAVGAHLRERGTGLPLLLSGGLRPGTVGEAITQAQPRAVDVASGVERSPGWKDPERVAAFLEESRAAFRELGA; this is encoded by the coding sequence ATGGTCCGGGATGACAAGTGGGAGCGATTTCTCAAAGGAGGGGCCAAGATTTGTGGCCTGACGGACCGGCCCAATTTTCGCGCGGTCCTCGAGACGGGGCCGGAGGCCATCGGCTTGAATTTCTGGTCGCCCGGCAAGCGCTTTCTCCCCCCGGCGCGAGCGCGAGAGTGGCGAGCGGACTTCCTCCCCGAAGTGCTCCGAGTGGGGGTCTTCGTGAACGCGCCCACTCCGGAAATTCTCGCTTTGCTGGAGGACGGAACGATCGAGGTGGCCCAACTCCACGGAGACGAAGACGTGGCAGAGATCGAGGCGCTGCAAAAGCGGGGACACTTGGTTATCAAGGCCATCCGGCCGGAGACGCGGAGTGACTTGCAGTGGGCGGAGTCGCTCCCGGCGGACGCCCTGCTGGTGGATGCGGCCGTGCCAGGAGAGTATGGCGGGACAGGGCACCGGGCGGATTGGGCAGCGGTGGGAGCGCATTTGCGGGAACGAGGCACGGGCTTGCCGCTCCTTCTCTCAGGGGGGCTGCGACCCGGGACGGTGGGAGAGGCCATTACCCAAGCGCAGCCGAGAGCGGTGGATGTGGCCAGTGGAGTGGAGCGCTCTCCGGGCTGGAAGGACCCCGAGCGAGTGGCGGCTTTCCTAGAGGAGTCCCGAGCGGCCTTCCGAGAACTTGGCGCTTGA
- a CDS encoding FAD-linked oxidase C-terminal domain-containing protein: MAPPLASLESQLPADRFRRSQADREAFGRDKWHAEALPEAVVCPESTLELAATLRWANQHRQPVYPRGAGVGYVGGCVPLAGGIVLSTHRMNQILEMNPGDGVAVVQPGVLTHDLQEAARERGWYYPPDPASLKESSIGGNIATNAGGPRCLKYGVTRHYVLGLEVVRADGTLVRTGSRCHKNKTGFDLTGLFVGSEGLLGVITEATLRLLPHPPSRAMVSAVFPDFATAASAVNALLDSGRLPSALEIADGFTLNAARHYLGPGKLPEGDAHLIVEIDGQTESVALEVESLRRQVERLGGRGVQVAPHEEACEAIWQLRRDFSYALRATGLVKLNEDIVVPRSRLVDLVNFARQMEAETGIPIACFGHAGDGNIHTNLMVKDYHQDARAREKADAALDTLFRQILAWKGCITGEHGVGLAKKPWFREAVGEAGFRAHLDLKKTWDPHRILNPGKFLG; encoded by the coding sequence ATGGCCCCTCCGCTCGCCAGCCTCGAATCCCAACTTCCCGCTGATCGCTTCCGCCGCAGCCAAGCCGACCGGGAAGCCTTCGGCCGGGACAAGTGGCATGCCGAAGCCCTTCCCGAAGCGGTGGTTTGCCCAGAAAGCACCCTGGAATTGGCCGCCACCCTCCGCTGGGCCAACCAACACCGCCAACCCGTTTACCCGCGCGGGGCCGGGGTCGGTTACGTGGGTGGCTGCGTTCCTTTGGCCGGTGGGATTGTCCTCTCGACTCACCGCATGAATCAAATTCTCGAAATGAATCCGGGGGATGGCGTGGCCGTGGTGCAACCGGGCGTGCTCACCCACGACCTGCAAGAGGCAGCCCGAGAGCGCGGTTGGTATTACCCCCCGGATCCCGCCAGCCTGAAAGAGTCCAGCATCGGGGGCAACATCGCCACCAACGCCGGCGGCCCCCGCTGTCTCAAATACGGAGTGACTCGGCACTATGTCCTCGGCTTGGAAGTGGTGCGCGCGGACGGCACCCTCGTGCGGACCGGCTCTCGCTGTCACAAAAACAAAACCGGCTTTGACCTGACTGGCCTCTTTGTCGGCTCCGAGGGACTCCTGGGCGTCATCACCGAAGCCACCCTGCGACTCCTCCCCCACCCGCCCAGCCGAGCCATGGTCTCGGCCGTCTTTCCGGATTTCGCGACCGCGGCCTCGGCCGTCAATGCTCTCCTCGATTCGGGTCGACTGCCCAGCGCTTTGGAAATCGCGGATGGTTTCACCCTGAACGCCGCCCGCCATTACCTCGGTCCTGGAAAACTGCCTGAGGGCGATGCCCACTTGATCGTGGAAATCGACGGCCAGACGGAATCCGTCGCCCTCGAAGTGGAAAGCCTCCGCCGTCAGGTCGAGCGCCTCGGGGGCCGAGGCGTGCAAGTCGCCCCTCATGAAGAGGCCTGTGAGGCCATCTGGCAACTCCGGCGCGACTTCTCCTACGCCCTCCGCGCGACCGGACTCGTTAAGCTGAACGAAGACATCGTCGTTCCCCGAAGTCGCCTCGTGGACTTGGTCAATTTCGCCCGCCAAATGGAAGCCGAAACCGGCATCCCCATCGCCTGCTTCGGGCACGCAGGCGACGGAAACATCCACACCAACCTCATGGTGAAAGACTACCATCAAGACGCCCGCGCCCGAGAAAAAGCGGACGCCGCCCTCGACACCCTCTTCCGCCAAATCCTGGCCTGGAAGGGCTGCATCACAGGCGAGCATGGAGTCGGCCTAGCCAAAAAGCCCTGGTTCCGAGAGGCCGTGGGCGAAGCCGGTTTTCGGGCTCACTTGGACCTCAAAAAGACCTGGGATCCCCATCGGATTTTGAATCCTGGGAAGTTTCTGGGATAA
- a CDS encoding LptF/LptG family permease — protein sequence MRIVDRYIGTQILISTLFAVGVLSFVIVLGNLFQELFPRMAEGTVSVGDAFQFIGLVLPYSLIFTIPWGFLTAVLLVFGRLSADKELISFRMAGMSLPRICLPVLVLGLVFSGICFWVNVSIGPRSEQAISFLIFRAATEKPESLFVEDRVFSELDDKRIYIGRREGRTLYDFHLVEVDELRRATLYVQAEKVTLNSLPSESAMEMRLENAYIEAIEGGDFREKAPLRVREHFYRVDLSGLKSSRFKTGQLDNAALREALRSGDLDQGQRQEVFSELSLRYSLSLACMTFGLVAIPLGIRTQRRETSTGFVLSVVIAVVYFLFIVFAKTKRAEEGWLPHGLVWLPNALFLGLGIWLFLRVARR from the coding sequence GTGAGGATCGTGGATCGCTACATCGGCACGCAGATCTTGATTTCGACGCTCTTTGCGGTCGGCGTGCTGAGCTTTGTGATTGTGTTAGGCAATCTTTTCCAGGAGCTTTTCCCGCGCATGGCGGAGGGGACCGTCTCGGTGGGCGATGCCTTCCAGTTCATCGGCTTGGTTTTGCCCTATTCTCTGATTTTCACGATCCCGTGGGGTTTTTTGACGGCGGTGCTTTTGGTGTTCGGTCGCTTGTCCGCCGACAAGGAACTGATCAGTTTCCGGATGGCCGGGATGAGCCTGCCCAGGATTTGCCTGCCGGTCTTGGTCCTGGGACTGGTCTTTTCAGGGATTTGTTTTTGGGTGAATGTTTCCATCGGCCCCCGCTCGGAACAGGCCATCAGCTTTCTCATTTTCCGCGCCGCCACCGAGAAGCCGGAATCGCTGTTCGTGGAGGACCGGGTTTTCAGCGAGTTGGACGACAAGAGGATTTACATTGGCCGGCGCGAGGGGAGGACTCTGTATGATTTTCACTTGGTGGAGGTCGATGAACTGCGCCGCGCCACGCTCTATGTCCAGGCCGAGAAGGTCACGCTTAATTCCCTGCCTTCGGAATCCGCCATGGAGATGCGGCTCGAGAATGCTTACATCGAAGCCATTGAGGGGGGCGATTTTCGGGAAAAGGCACCGCTTCGAGTGCGAGAGCATTTCTACCGCGTCGATCTCTCGGGGCTGAAGTCGAGTCGCTTCAAGACCGGGCAGCTCGACAACGCAGCCCTCCGGGAAGCGCTCCGAAGCGGGGACTTGGACCAGGGCCAGCGGCAGGAGGTCTTCAGTGAATTGAGTCTCCGCTATTCGCTCTCGCTCGCCTGCATGACCTTTGGCTTGGTGGCCATCCCTCTTGGCATTCGGACGCAGCGTCGCGAGACCTCGACCGGCTTCGTGCTGAGCGTGGTCATCGCGGTGGTCTATTTCTTGTTTATCGTCTTTGCCAAAACCAAGCGCGCGGAGGAGGGCTGGCTGCCTCACGGCTTGGTCTGGTTGCCCAACGCGCTCTTTTTAGGCCTCGGAATTTGGCTTTTTTTGCGGGTCGCTCGGCGCTGA
- a CDS encoding CAP domain-containing protein — MLCSRAFASLVAALVVGPFFPALGQQEPTAYDQFMLELINRGRLDPDGELSRYASSAYWGGATPDLNEGLAAGTISSAPKQVLAFNGILLEAAQSHSSNMNQLDTLSHDLGPSYGGFIPERLQPYSSSLPGSNFNIGESIANSFRSPASGYSESELIEQTLDLYERLFVDTLEAGYAGSGRPHRENMLSDDFREVGLSMNVGTDEGGSLDSIYLTQDFGLLTLREALLTGVIYNDVVLEDDFYTPGEGVSDVRVEAWQSGALVDSVEAFESGGYALELAAGEYEVRFVEIGSGDTFHAGWHTLGAENYKLDAMNASFSAVPEPSVAALLVLSLAAFAQRRRV; from the coding sequence ATGCTTTGCTCCCGTGCTTTCGCGTCTTTGGTGGCTGCCTTGGTGGTCGGGCCGTTTTTCCCTGCTCTCGGTCAGCAAGAGCCCACGGCTTACGATCAGTTTATGCTGGAGCTGATCAATCGGGGTCGCTTGGATCCCGACGGCGAGCTTTCCCGCTACGCAAGCAGTGCTTACTGGGGCGGCGCGACGCCTGACCTGAACGAGGGTTTGGCCGCCGGCACCATCAGCTCTGCACCCAAGCAAGTCCTCGCTTTCAATGGAATCCTCTTGGAAGCGGCCCAGAGCCACTCCAGCAATATGAACCAACTGGACACGCTTTCCCATGATCTGGGCCCTAGTTATGGAGGGTTCATCCCGGAGCGTTTGCAGCCCTACAGCAGCAGCCTGCCAGGTTCGAACTTCAATATTGGAGAGAGCATCGCCAACAGCTTCCGGAGTCCGGCCTCGGGCTACAGTGAGAGCGAGCTGATCGAGCAGACGCTCGATCTTTACGAACGCCTTTTTGTGGACACGCTCGAAGCCGGGTATGCCGGGAGCGGTCGGCCCCACCGGGAAAACATGCTGAGCGATGACTTTCGGGAGGTGGGCCTTTCCATGAACGTGGGGACCGATGAGGGGGGTTCGCTTGATTCCATCTACCTCACTCAGGATTTCGGTTTGCTCACGCTGCGCGAGGCCCTGCTCACGGGGGTCATTTACAATGATGTGGTCCTGGAGGATGACTTCTACACCCCGGGCGAAGGGGTGTCAGACGTGCGGGTGGAGGCGTGGCAGAGTGGGGCCTTGGTCGACTCGGTGGAGGCCTTTGAGAGCGGCGGTTATGCGCTCGAGCTGGCGGCGGGAGAGTATGAGGTCCGCTTTGTGGAGATCGGCAGCGGTGACACCTTCCACGCAGGTTGGCATACTCTGGGCGCGGAGAACTACAAGCTCGACGCCATGAACGCCAGCTTTTCGGCGGTCCCGGAACCTTCGGTCGCTGCCTTGCTGGTGCTGAGTCTGGCTGCTTTCGCCCAGAGGCGGCGAGTCTAG